The Streptomyces racemochromogenes DNA segment CAGGGCCTGGGTCGCGTCGAAGTAGGGGACGGAGAAGTCGACGTTCTTCTTGCGCTCGTCGGTGATGGTCATGCCGGCCGCGGCGAGGTCGCACTGGCCGGAGTTGAGGAAGGCCCCCGTCTTGAAGTTCTCGAACGGCGTGTCGAGGATCTTCTGTTCGACTTCGAGCTTCTTCGCGACCAGGTCGATCAGGGCGACGTCGAAGCCGACGACCTTGCCGTTCTGCTCGAACTGGAACGGCGGGTAGGGCAGGTGGGTGCAGGTGGTCAGCTTGCCCTTCTCGACGACCTTCACGCCCCCTGCCGCCTCCCCGGGCCCCTCGTCACCCGAGGAGCAGCCCACGGCGAGGAACAGGCCCGCGGCGGCGGCAGCGGCGGCCAGGGCGCGCGGGCCCCGGCGGGAGGGGTGGGGGTGACCGCCGTCGCGGTGACTGCGGTGTCCTTCGGCCGTCCGGAACACGGTTGACCTCCACGGGGGTGCGGGGGGAGCGGCGGTCCGCGGAAGGGGACCGTCCGTCGAGATCGTAAGCCCCGGGGGCGCACCGGCAAGGGACCGTGGGCGATGCGGCGCGAAGCGTCCTGCCGCGGAGCGCCGGGGGCGGCAGGAGTCCGAGAGACGAAGGGCGTACGACGTTCCCGGTGCGCGCCCGTCAATACTTCGTCAACGGTTTTCCGGGACTTTCGCCGGACGGCCCGCTGTGCGTTCCGAGAACGCCCTGATGGGAGCCGTGGCATAACCCGGACGGGCGATCCCGGGGGTGTGTGCGGGCGTTCACCGCGTGGGCGGGAACACATGTCGCGACTGTGGACCTCGTGCCAGGATCGGGGCGGGGCGTCGCGGATTCCTCCATATGCCGACACATCCTCACTTCACCGCCGCCCGCGCCCGTTTCTCCACGCGGCGATTTCCCCACGGCCACAACGGGCCGGAGCGGCCGGAATTCCACCACGGGTCGAGCGGATTTCCCCTCACCGTCCGCCCCGACCCTCCCGGGAAGGCGAATACCGTGACACGTCTGCGCCATGGAAACACGCTGTTGCACAAACTGTCGGTCCCGCTGGGGTCCCGTCCGCCGGGACGGGCCCCACAGGCCCGCGGGAGGCGATTACCGGCCCCCCGCCCCCACCCCTCCCCCGCCCGGACGCCGGCCGCGCCCGAGGTGGAGCTGCCCGGGACGCCGCTGGAGTGGATCGAGCCGTTCGTGGGGAGCGAGCGCACCCAGGACGTACGGGACGCCCTGCACGGGGTGCGCGACCTGCTCGACGGGCGGACCGTGTGGCACATCAGCGACAACCCGGTCCGGGGCGGCGTCGCCGAACTCCTGCGGGCCGATCTCCCCTACCTGGCGGGAGAGGGCGTTTCCACCCGCTGGACCACCCTCGCGGGCCCGCCCGAATTCCGGGCG contains these protein-coding regions:
- a CDS encoding ABC transporter substrate-binding protein, giving the protein MFRTAEGHRSHRDGGHPHPSRRGPRALAAAAAAAGLFLAVGCSSGDEGPGEAAGGVKVVEKGKLTTCTHLPYPPFQFEQNGKVVGFDVALIDLVAKKLEVEQKILDTPFENFKTGAFLNSGQCDLAAAGMTITDERKKNVDFSVPYFDATQALLATKKSGVTSLADLKAKNKKLGAQAETTGESYAKAQGFNPVAFESSDAVLNGLRTGQVDAVVIDYPVVQGWLKDPKNSAEFVLGQNIETGEKYGFSVKKGNTALLAAIDKAVTDAKADGTYKKIYEQWIGPLPQATS